Sequence from the Lacerta agilis isolate rLacAgi1 chromosome 6, rLacAgi1.pri, whole genome shotgun sequence genome:
TTCTTGCTGCTTTCACCCCCTCTCTCACAGTAGTGTGACACATGGTGCTGCAAATCTGCAATTCATAATTATGCAGGTGATAACTTGTTACTTAGTGAGTGGCTGACAGATCTCTAGAACTCAGactccatctgcactgtacatttaacgCAGGGCCAAGTCACTTCAAGtaatcatggcttccctcaaaaggagctgtagtttgttacaggtgcccAGTTGTTAGGAGGTcactattcctctcacagagctacagttcccagaattccccggaaagagggattgattgttaatcAACTCTGAAAATGATAGCTctaggagggggaaaggagtcTCCTAAAAACTTTCAGCCCCAGTGGCCAAATTGGACCACCCTGGCAGCAAAGACTGGTCTGTGAaccagaggttcctcatccctgggtAAAGGATTTTCTGCAAAATCTCCTTCTGCCCTGTCCGACCTCACTTTGGCTGCTACGCAACTAGCAAAGCTGTGTAGGCACAGCAAATCCTACCCTAGAATCTTTTTCATGCCAGTTGCTAATCTCATGTTCCGCCAGCATGGTAGGGTTTCCACAAAACCTTGAGCCAGTGTCACTGAAGTATAGAAGTGCACTCTTAATCAATTAAACAGTTAGATAAAGTTCATCAAGCAAACTCCTGTTGTCCCCAATATGCAAAAGATACTTATTTAAATCTCTTATTTTAAATCTCAACAGCTACCTCAGAGTGCGCTGCCTAGGCTTCTGTGTTTATGAATTCTATATGGCCATTGATAActgctatgtaaaaaaaaaaaggtgagtatgtatagatggtatattacaccagtgaaattaactaaaatgtataaaataaataataaatcttggaaatgtaaggaaaaggaaggcacTTTTTATCATCTGTGGTGGGAATATAAGAAAGTGAatggcttctgggaaatgatttataatgagatgaaaaagatgttgaaatatacatttatttaaaaaaaaaccagaagcatttttacttggtattgtagGCACTGACATtaaaagacaagataaaaaaactgtttttatatgtgacAACTGCAGCAAGGGTATtattggcacaaaaatggaagcaggaagaactatcgacaaaagaggaatggcagatgaacttgatggactacgcagaattggataagatgacagggagaatttgaaactagcgggaccagaagttcttgagagattggagtaaatataaaagttatctgaaagacaattgtaaccaACTGACTATGCTTGTAGgactacaagaagttttgtaaggagaattatatgaaatattgcagaaaagatttatgagaatggattttaagttatggattattaaaagtaatagttagGATAACAAATGTAAGATTATGAGATGATGTTTGAAAATCattagacgtggttgatggaagtctcaGGCTAAAATGGCCAAAATGTTGTATGAGATGATATgttctgtttggaaaatatatgtaaaaactaataaaagtgtgtattttttaaaaaaggtgagtAAAAGCAGTAAATCTGCAAATATACAAATTCTTAAATGAAAATGTTGCTTATTCACAACACAGAGCCAATCTAGATAATTGGTAAAACCTCCTGAGGATAGTAAATTGCTCATTTCCTACAATGTGTGGCACAAAATGAGCATATTTTTCACCACAGAATccaaacacattttctctctcctccaaggAAGCTCAGCAATTAGACTCTTACTGATTAACCGGGAGACAGGAGTCACATTATGAGATTTAGGTAGGAGTCTCTGGTGGGTTTTCTTAGTGAAGTTAATAGACATAGGAGATTTGCCCATGAAACATGAGGATGAAACCTGCAAATTGAAGAGTATTAAAAAGTAGGATCTTTTAATGTTTTCTGGGAAATGTCTTAAGAGTTGAATGTTACAAACACAAACAGGGAAACCCAAGAGAACTGTATATTTTCAAAATGAGGCAGCATGTCTGAGAGCAGCAATGACAAGTGCATTTTAATACTAAGGAGTTTatgaacatgttgttgttgttcagtcattcagtcgtgtccgacttttcgtgaccccatggaccagagcacgccaggcacacctatctttcactgcctctcgcagtttggccaaactcatgctagtcgcttcgagaacactgtccaaccatctcgtcctctgtcgtccccttctccttgtgccctccatctttcccaacatcagggtcttttctagggagtcttctcttctcatgcggtggccaaagtactggagtctcaacttcaggatctgtccttccagtgagcactcagggctgatttctttaaggatggataagtttgatctttttgcagtccatgggactctcaagagtctcctccagcaccataacagCTCCAGTTATGAACATAGAGAAgtttaaacatttaaaagggggggcCTTTGGGAGATCTGCCAAAATCTTTAAGCTCTAGCACAGGGGCATCAAAATCAAAAATTATGTAGCACCAAACACTCCACCCAATAATCACCAGGGGGCTACAcccacaattttttaattttttcatccCCTCCCCAAGAAGCAAGGTGGGATGGAGCTGCTATGCAAGGTTCCTGGAAGGTGGGTCACTTTTCCTTACCAGAGGCAGCATGgaagttggtgcagtgcaaacacacaagcaggaaAACCAGTTTGGCTACACCATTGTATTTGCCCCACACCAACTTCTCCACCAACCTCAAtcctttcccctctgcccccccccaactcggTGAGTTGCTTCTGCCCTCACTACAAAATCACTAGTTTTAATTTtggagagatttttttaaaagttagggCTCTTCCACATTCTGCTGCCCCCAATCTCTCAACCATCATTGCCCTTTTGTATGCTATGTATCACACTAGGCCCTTCAGCACTCTGGACCTTCAACAAGCTACTCAAACCAtgttctagaacaggggtggggagccattctgttgggagccacattTCCTCAGAATAATGATGCTGAGGGGCACAGGACAGGAGATGATAGGGGCTGAAGGACAGGTCCAGAGCTAGGTTTCCTGGATAGCCACATTAGATTGTGTTCTAACAGAACAAACGTACACACATttgctgtttattaaatttatatcccaccaatgGAGCCCAGGGAAAccaacaagtgataaaacaataaattataaataattccAGTGGaggtgcagactgggaaagatctcagctTAAAAGGCTTTTATCAGTTATGTCAATAAGCAAGACAATCCACAGCATCCTCCCTATGAAAAAAATGAACGCTTAACATCTGCATTTATGTTTTTCCATTGTTCTTACCAattatcattttatatatttgccaTGTAAAATAGTTTTCCTGGCCTCATCATCTTTGTCTGCTACTTGTAATTCAGTTTTGCTGAAGCCTTATTGTGGAGGATGCGCTGCATGCGAACTGCTAACAAATTAGGCTTTTATGAGTGGCGGGGTCTTGCGGGGGGAGCTGTTATTGGATCCATTACTTGGTGTCTTGCATTCACCAACCTTGCTTTGCAATAACTGTTACTGGCTCAAAAATGGCAAATGCTTGTACCGCTGAAGCCATTTCTTTGATTCTGCACCTAGCTaatattcttaaaaaataaatttattttaaaaataaaaggaagatcTTCAGCGGGCACGGAAAAGACAACATACTAAAAGCCCAATTCAGTTGGCTTACTCCGGGGTAAATGGGGTTAGGCGTCACTGCGTTTTCTCCCTTTCCCGTCCATCGCTTTCTAAAAGCAAAACCTGCACGTAGTACAGCTCTAGGCTCGTGGGCCAACGCGCATGCGCAGACTAGCGATTCTACTACCACCTCACATGATCTTCAACtcgaatgcccccccccctccaccgctCCAGGTGAAGCGCAAACTTAAGACACGGCACGACGGAAGCATTCGAAGAGCTGCGCGCACGCGCACTCCCCAGAGCCTCttgttcttctctccccccaccttccaccGGCTCCCTTTTGTGACGCCTTCGCACGCCATTGACCCGGCCCAGGCCCCGCCCACTCCTATAAAAGCCCGCGCGGGGGTGGGGCGCCATTGTGCTGCGGAGCAGGCCGCAGCCGCGAGTGTCCTGAAGTCTTTTGTCCCGCCGGCGCCCGATCTGCTTTTCGGCTCTCACGCgttctttcctctctttccccctttttttctccctttctagGTCGCGGAAGATGCCGCGCGTCTATGTCGGCCGCCTGAGCTACCATGTGCGGGAAAAAGACCTGCAGCGCTTCTTCAGCGGCTATGGCCGCTTGCTCGAGGTCGACTTAAAAAACGGGTGAGGCGGCAGGCGGGGAGGGTTTCTCCCTCGAGGAGGAGACGGGAAGGGAGGGAGCGAGGCGCGGCGGGTGCGGGGCTTGGGGCGCcgcttcttcccccctcccctcatgcCGCGTGGCGTCGCCTTCAAAATGGCGGCAGCCCCCATTGTCCCGTCAGCGGAGGAAACGAGTGAAGCGGAGAGGGAGAACGGAATGTCCTCCTTTGACAGCGGCGCCTCAGAGACTCACGACCCGGCCGGGCCGGTGGTTGTGCGCGCGTGCCTGACGCCGACGTGCTTGTGTTTATTAGGCCTATATAGGAATGCCTGTGAATAGACGTCGGCATGTATATGACACGGGTACGCGCCTATAGGGTAACTTTCCCGCTTCCtcggctcttcccccccccccaggtatggGTTTGTGGAATTCGAGGATTCCCGGGACGCGGAGGACGCCGTTTACGAGCTGAACGGCAAGGACCTGTGCGGGGAGCGGGTGGTCGTGGAGCACGCCCGCGGCCCCCGCCGGGACAGGGACGGCTACAGCTACAGCAGCCGCAGTGAGTGTTGCTCCGCCGCGGCCTACTTCGGGCAGGCGAGCGGAGGCGGGAAGGGAGGACGCGAGGGGGGGAGGGATCAGGCGGGAGGGAGGTTAAgcggggagagaatgggggtggGTTTGGTCGGCCTGGTCCTCGGGGGAAAGCAGAGGGAGGGGACACGGCGGGGGTTGGGGCGGAGGGATCGTAGGCCCCTGGTTGCGGGTGGGTGGATTGGGCAGGGTTATTACTGGCTTTACTGCGCTTCTTCCCCTGTGGGTGCATAGCCTAGGAAGTTTTCTGGTGGGGTTTAGGCACCCGCAGTGCCAAGCAGCACTTTAAAAAGTTTAGGATCCTTATTTGTTAGGCTGGGGTTTctcaaagaagaggaggaagcggGGATGGgcgtttgtgggggggggggttgtattaaGAACTCACTGCTCTTAATCAGAATGCATCCCGTGCAGATAATGCATAGCAAATGCTGCAACTCAGCGGAGAAAGATTGTGCTGTGGAGGAGCTAACCTAAAACAGGCACAGCCGTCTTTAAGCAGCATTGTCTTCAGAAGCACTTTGCTTCGAGTTCCCAAGCATAAGTTACAGCTGGGACTTTTGAGGGTGCCGATAGCTGAGTTTCACAGAGACCGATTATTTCGAATTGGAAATAAAATGACTACATGCTGATGCAAAGCCCATTTTGTTTAGCTTTTCCTGGAAAGGATCTGGGACGCGTCAGACTTATTTATATGATGGTTAAGAGCAGTAAGGCAGTCAAATATCTTTTCTAATGGGTTGTtgctggtgggggtgggatttcttgaaaatgtgtatgtttgtttttaaagttgttgcaTGTTCAATTCAAACTTTTTAACAAGTCCTTGATGTTTCAATTTAAAAGTGACCAGTGGGGCTGAGGCTGTGTCCACTGAGGCTAAGATGACTGCCTTTCCTGATTGGCCATGGCTTTTCCATACATTGTGTGACCCTTGCCCTATGACCCTTTGGCTGACCTTACCGGAAGCCATGACGACAGCAGCCTTTTGCCATTAGACGCAGGGTGATGGTGAGGATTCCAAGGGTTAGACAAAACTGGTTAAACTGAACTAGGTGACTGTTACCTTGCGTGTGTTGTGGCCAAACCACCACCAAATACCTCATACTGTGATGTAAGTACTTAGTGTAATCTAGTAATCGTTTTTATAAAATGTAGAAATGCATGTAATCAGTTAAGTTTTATATTTTACAATgttctgtaaaataaaacttAGCAAGGTAAATCTAATAAGGAGCAGTCACTCTCTAACAGAGTTTAGGAGCACAGTCTTGTAGGATTTTAGTCTTTGATTTGCCCTTAATATATAAAATGTGGCGAATTGAAAATTTTGTTGCAGGATTAGAAAGATAAAGTCCTACTCCTGTAAATGCAATTTGTAAACTAAAGTAAACTAACTTTACATTGCTTTTATACAAGGTTGCTAACTTTGTATCTTTGTATGATAAAGGTGGAGGAGGATATAGCAGTCGAAGAGCATCAGGAAGAGATAAATATGGACCACCTGTTCGCACAGAATACAGATTAATTGTTGAAAACCTTTCCAGTCGCTGTAGTTGGCAGGATTTGAAAGTACGTTGACacaataaccttttttttaaaagcaagttatCAAACAGCCCTTTGAATCCCATAAACTTTGAAGAATGCCAGTTCACTTTGAAAAGTATGTGTGAGTTAGCTGAACTTGCTGAGATTTTTTCCCCTGAAGCTGCTGTACTGTCCTTTCTATGTTTGTGGAGAGACTAATACTTCAATTTTCTCTTTAAGGATTTTATGAGGCAAGCTGGTGAGGTAACCTATGCGGATGCTCACAAAGAACGCACAAATGAAGGAGTAATTGAATTCCGTTCTTACTCTGACATGAAGCGTGCTCTGGACAAATTGGATGGTACAGAGATAAATGGACGAAAGATCAGGCTGGTTGAAGACAAGCCACGGTCAAGCCATAGACGATCTTATTCTGGCAGTAGATCAAGGTATCTTTAGAATTGGTGCTGATGTGGTTTGTAAGATTTTCTGTGTATGAATTAAATCTGGAAATGGGAATATACAGAAAATTACAGCAGTTATTTCCCTGAATAGAGAAGAATACACACTGCAGTGTTGGGTAATGGGTCTCCACTTCAGATGTTACACTACTCAAGTTAGCTGGCTGTATTAATATGTGCACTAGTTCAGATTTCTTTGGATATCTGCAAGAATATAAATTGGTGGAAACTTCAGGACATATCAAACTCTTGTCGCTTGGGACTTCTGTATGTGTAGTGAAACTCCGCTTTTCCCCCCGGCACATCCTTCtcagcagattggggggggggggtggagaagaaaaagaagtcctGTTGTGCCAGTGATACATGGTGCCCAAAtagctgctgtgttttttttttctcaggtCCCGTTCTAGAAGGAGATCACGTAGTAGAAGTCGTAGGAGCAGCCGCAGTAGATCCCGTAGTGCCTCAAAAAGCCGATCTCGGTGAGAATTTGAATTTATCTATCTGTCTTGCCAACAATGCATTAGGAGGTGTGTCCGATAGAAATATTCTCCTGCCTTAAGTGCTCACACTGTGCATTGATATTTAAATTCCTAAGATTCCAAACAAATGGGCTTCTATGTTTAGACTTGCAATAAGTAAATAACTTTTGTTCTTTTGAAAAGCTCTAAATCTAGGTCTCGAAGCAAAGATCGTTCACGGTCCAGATCTAAAAGTAGAAAGTCGAGATCAAAGAGCAAGTCTAAGCTGAAATCTGACAGGGGTTCACAATCCCGCAGCAGATCCAAAGAGAAGTCTGAGAAGTCTCGCAGCAGATCCAGGTCTGCATCTCGATCGCCAAAAGAAAATGGTAAAGGAGAAGCAAAGTCTAAATCAAGGTCAAGGAGCAGATCTCGTTCCAATTCACCAATGCAGGATGAACCTGCAAAGGCACGGTCAGAATCCCCACCCAAGAGGAATGAATCGCGATCCCGGTCACGATCACATTCAAAATCTCGCTCACGTTCACGATCCAGTTCACAAGATTAATATTGGAACTCATTTCCCTTTTCACATGATTATGGAACATTTGTATGCCAGGCCAGAGGTCTTTTTTATGTTAGTATTGGCGGAGTTGGCCTGCTTAGTTGCAGAAAGAAGCAGCCTGAAAACCACATAAATGAGGAGCAAAAGTTTGAAATAGCTAAAACTTTTTATGGAAGTGGCAAAGAGCAGGAAAAGATTATCTTTTTGTAGAAATTAGGGCAAatccttgattattattttttaatagtgCCACATCAGAAATCTCTGGGGAGTGGAAAATGAGTTTTATATAAAATCTTTTGAGTGCAGAAGGTTTTTGGAAAGGTAACTATTCTTAAATGTTTCTGTTATTTAAAATTACTGGAATTAATAGGCTATGGCTTGCTTCTAAAAGTGCATGAGAGCCTTAGTGAACAGGTCAGAGATGCTTATAAAGCTGATAAGCCAACTACGAGTTTGAATTGGAACACTACTTCTGTTGTACCCAAACTTGCCAGAGGTTACTTCTTTGCTCCTTTGTCACCATCTTGAGGCAGTATTGACAACCTAATAAAAATGGTCCTCTCTAACTTTGCATGGTGCAGTTTTGCCTAACAAAATAAAGCTAACATCAAATGAAATTCAAGGTACCACATTACTTTTTAGTTGCCAAGTTCTTTGGTTGGTTGTTTTGTTGTCCTCTTAactgctgccacattctgcatctCAATTATAAAAGGTGGCTAACTTCCCGTGAAATTGATGGCACTTGATTAAACTCCTTGTACTGAACTTAAGTTCTAGTATTAATGGGTAGTCTAGAACTAGATTTCCCATTATGATTTGTGCAGCTGGATTAGAAATAAAATCAGTTCCCCTAATGTTTGTAGCAAACCAGTTAGCAACAATAACAGAATATTAGCACAGCCGTGTAACCTTTATACAATGTGTAGTTTGACTTGTATAAAATTAAATCATTGACTCCAGTGTTTGCATTGTAGCATAGCTTTATTTGCTAGATGATGTTACAGAGTAGTCTAACCTTAGCTTTGGTATGCGAGTAAAGGAAATTGGAAATGGCCTGTGGTGTTGGTCTACTACAAATGTTATCCAAAATGATTTAATACTATTTGAAATGGAAAACAGATTCCTCTTTTTACTTAGATTGTTCACCAAACTTTCTGCTTTTTTTGTAAACTCATAACAATGTCTACTATTTAGCTGCCATTTAGCAGCAATCCAAGCCCTGAAAACTGAAATAGTTCGGGTTAGTACAAGTTTCACTAGCCCCACAGCTCCCCTGATGATGCTTAACAATCATTTGCAAGAAACTGGTCCCTCTTTATTTCGGCTCTAGTGATAAGCTGATACATTTTCAGGAACCTTATTCcctgttgtcgttcagtcgtgtccgactcttcgtattCTCTAGAATCAT
This genomic interval carries:
- the SRSF6 gene encoding serine/arginine-rich splicing factor 6 isoform X1, with protein sequence MPRVYVGRLSYHVREKDLQRFFSGYGRLLEVDLKNGYGFVEFEDSRDAEDAVYELNGKDLCGERVVVEHARGPRRDRDGYSYSSRSGGGYSSRRASGRDKYGPPVRTEYRLIVENLSSRCSWQDLKDFMRQAGEVTYADAHKERTNEGVIEFRSYSDMKRALDKLDGTEINGRKIRLVEDKPRSSHRRSYSGSRSRSRSRRRSRSRSRRSSRSRSRSASKSRSRSKSRSRSKDRSRSRSKSRKSRSKSKSKLKSDRGSQSRSRSKEKSEKSRSRSRSASRSPKENGKGEAKSKSRSRSRSRSNSPMQDEPAKARSESPPKRNESRSRSRSHSKSRSRSRSSSQD
- the SRSF6 gene encoding serine/arginine-rich splicing factor 6 isoform X2 encodes the protein MPRVYVGRLSYHVREKDLQRFFSGYGRLLEVDLKNGYGFVEFEDSRDAEDAVYELNGKDLCGERVVVEHARGPRRDRDGYSYSSRMTSGAEAVSTEAKMTAFPDWPWLFHTLCDPCPMTLWLTLPEAMTTAAFCH